A portion of the Oncorhynchus gorbuscha isolate QuinsamMale2020 ecotype Even-year linkage group LG07, OgorEven_v1.0, whole genome shotgun sequence genome contains these proteins:
- the LOC124039989 gene encoding retinol-binding protein 3-like, with protein sequence MNERRSNITFSTIMAVSRFSQALLVLFCHVLYSSASFQPALVLDMAKILLDNYCFPENLVGMQEAIQQAIDSGEILKISDRKTLASVLTAGVQGALNDPRLTVSFEPNFVPVMPPALPSLPTEQLIRLVRNSVKLEFLENNVGYLRIDRIIGEETAAKLGPLLQENIWTKVTHASSLIFDLRYSTAGELDGVPFIISYFSDPEPLIHIDTVFDRPSNTTKELWTMSSIMGERYGKRKDLIVLTSKRTMGAAEAIAYTLKHLNRAIIVGERSAGGSVKVQKIRIGDSGFYITVPVARSVNPITGQSWEVSGVSPSVNINAKEAVANAKNLLAVRSAIPNAVQSVSDIIRQYYSFTDRVPALLQHLESTDFFSVISEEDLANKINYELQSVSEDPRLVIKLTQDHPVIIEEDFELENIPNDPAFLTNLVDTVFKVRILTGNTGYLRFDKFGDVSVMAKLGEQIAQKIWEPLKDTENLIIDLRYNTGGSSASMGILLSFLQDPSQQFHFFTLYDRIQNTTTEFNTLSGLPGPPYGSKRGVYILTSYYTAGAGEEFAYLMQSLHRGTVIGEITSGTLMHSKSFQVEDTDIVITVPFINIIDNNGECWLGGGVVPDAIVLAEEAVDHTHEIIEFHREVRSLVEGTGELLEVHYAIPEVANKVSRVLLIKWAEGSYRSVVDYESLASQLTADLQETSGDHRLHIFYCDIEPESLHDMPKIPTAEEVGYIIDALFKIEVMPGNVGYFRFDMMADIEVMRAIGPELIKLVWSKLVNTDTMVIDMRYNTGGYSTAIPLLCTYFFDAEPLRHLYTVFDRSTTTMTEVMTLPQIQGQRYGSTKDIYILTSHMTGSAAEAFTRTMKDLNRATVIGEPTIGGSLSSATYQIGNSILYASIPNQVVLSAVTGKSWEVAGVMPDVEIDAEDALAAAIKIVNLRAEVPAILEATGALVADNYAFENVGADVAEKLAATSGDYNLISSKVELETKLSADLMTLSGDKCLKTTHNIPALPPMNPSPEMFIELIKVSFHTDLFENNIGYLRFDMFGDFEEVQAIAQIIVEHVWNKVVNTDALIVDLRNNVGGPTTAIAGFCSYFFDADKQVLLDKLYDRPSGTTTELWSLSELTGARYGTKKSLIILTSGATAGAAEEFVYIMKKHGRAMIVGETTNGASHPPETFRVGESEVFLSIPTTHSDTTQGPAWEGAGVAPHIPVPADAALDTAKGILNKHFAGAKK encoded by the exons ATGAATGAACGCAGATCAAATATAACATTCTCCACCATAATGGCAGTAAGTCGGTTCTCACAAGCGTTGCTGGTGCTTTTTTGCCATGTTCTCTACTCCAGCGCTTCTTTCCAGCCAGCTCTGGTGCTGGATATGGCAAAAATTCTCCTCGACAACTACTGCTTCCCTGAGAATCTAGTCGGGATGCAGGAGGCCATTCAGCAAGCCATCGACAGCGGAGAAATCCTCAAAATATCTGACCGCAAGACCTTAGCATCTGTGCTGACGGCTGGCGTGCAGGGTGCACTCAATGACCCTCGGCTGACTGTGTCCTTCGAGCCAAACTTTGTCCCGGTGATGCCGCCcgctctcccatctcttcccacgGAGCAGCTCATCCGGCTGGTCAGAAACTCTGTGAAGCTGGAGTTCCTTGAGAACAATGTCGGCTACCTGAGGATCGACCGGATTATAGGGGAGGAGACCGCAGCCAAGCTTGGCCCGCTGCTCCAGGAAAACATCTGGACCAAGGTCACCCACGCCTCCTCGTTAATCTTTGATCTGCGCTACAGCACAGCTGGGGAGCTGGACGGAGTCCCTTTCATCATCTCCTACTTCTCCGACCCAGAACCTCTCATTCACATTGACACAGTGTTTGAtcggccctccaacaccactaaGGAGCTATGGACTATGTCATCTATCATgggagagaggtatggaaagAGAAAAGACCTCATCGTATTAACCAGTAAGCGTACTATGGGTGCAGCTGAGGCAATCGCCTACACTCTGAAGCATTTGAACAGGGCTATAATTGTTGGAGAGAGGTCAGCCGGGGGGTCAGTGAAAGTGCAGAAGATAAGAATAGGAGATTCTGGTTTCTACATCACAGTTCCTGTGGCCAGGTCAGTGAACCCAATAACAGGCCAAAGCTGGGAAGTGAGTGGAGTATCTCCCTCTGTAAATATCAATGCCAAGGAGGCTGTTGCCAATGCCAAAAATCTACTGGCTGTCAGGAGTGCCATTCCAAACGCTGTCCAGAGCGTCTCTGACATCATCAGGCAGTACTACTCATTCACAGACAGAGTACCGGCTCTCCTTCAACATCTGGAATCCACCGATTTTTTTTCTGTCATTTCAGAGGAGGACCTGGCGAATAAAATCAACTACGAACTGCAGTCTGTGTCAGAGGACCCTCGTCTGGTGAtcaaactgacccaagatcaccCGGTTATCATTGAGGAAGACTTTGAACTTGAGAACATACCAAACGATCCAGCATTTCTCACAAACCTGGTGGATACAGTCTTCAAAGTACGCATCTTAACTGGAAACACTGGTTATCTCCGCTTTGACAAGTTTGGAGACGTGTCAGTGATGGCCAAATTAGGAGAGCAGATTGCCCAAAAGATCTGGGAGCccctcaaagacacagagaaccTCATCATCGATCTGCGATACAACACAGGTGGGTCCTCAGCTTCCATGGGCATCCTGCTCTCCTTCCTCCAAGACCCATCACAACAGTTCCACTTCTTCACCCTATACGACAGGATCCAGAACACCACCACTGAGTTTAACACGCTTTCCggcctcccaggcccaccctACGGGTCTAAACGGGGAGTGTACATCCTGACTAGTTACTATACTGCTGGTGCTGGGGAGGAATTTGCTTATCTGATGCAGTCTCTGCACCGTGGCACCGTCATCGGGGAAATCACATCCGGGACCCTGATGCACTCCAAGTCCTTCCAGGTGGAAGACACCGACATTGTCATCACCGTCCCCTTCATAAACATCATAGACAACAACGGGGAGTGCTGGCTAGGTGGAGGCGTGGTCCCTGACGCCATAGTGCTTGCTGAGGAGGCCGTTGACCACACCCATGAGATCATAGAGTTTCACAGGGAGGTTCGCTCACTGGTGGAGGGGACGGGGGAGCTGCTGGAAGTACACTACGCCATCCCTGAGGTTGCCAACAAGGTCAGCAGAGTGCTGCTCATCAAATGGGCCGAGGGCTCGTATCGATCGGTGGTGGACTATGAGTCTTTGGCATCCCAACTGACAGCTGACCTCCAGGAGACATCAGGTGACCACCGGCTGCACATATTCTACTGCGACATCGAACCCGAGTCTCTGCATGACATGCCAAAAATCCCAACAGCTGAGGAGGTGGGTTACATCATTGACGCGCTGTTCAAGATCGAGGTGATGCCCGGGAACGTGGGCTACTTCAGGTTCGACATGATGGCAGACATAGAAGTGATGAGAGCCATCGGCCCTGAGCTGATTAAACTGGTGTGGAGCAAGCTGGTGAACACGGACACAATGGTCATCGACATGAGATACAACACAGGTGGTTACTCCACAGCCATCCCACTCCTCTGCACCTACTTCTTCGATGCTGAGCCCCTGAGGCACCTCTACACCGTATTTGATCGCTCCACAACCACCATGACCGAGGTCATGACCCTGCCTCAGATCCAGGGTCAGAGGTACGGCTCCACCAAGGATATCTACATCCTCACTAGCCACATGACGGGGTCGGCTGCCGAGGCGTTCACGCGGACCATGAAGGACCTTAACAGGGCAACGGTGATCGGGGAGCCGACCATCGGAGGGTCCCTGTCCAGTGCCACCTATCAGATCGGGAACAGTATCCTGTATGCCTCCATACCTAACCAGGTGGTCTTGAGTGCTGTTACTGGGAAA TCCTGGGAGGTCGCCGGCGTGATGCCCGATGTTGAGATCGATGCTGAAGATGCCCTGGCCGCTGCCATTAAGATCGTTAACCTCCGTGCCGAGGTCCCTGCCATTCTTGAGGCTACTGGCGCTCTGGTGGCCGACAACTACGCCTTTGAGAATGTCGGAGCGGACGTTGCGGAGAAGCTGGCGGCAACGAGCGGTGACTACAACTTGATATCTTCAAAGGTGGAGCTGGAAACAAAACTCTCCGCTGACCTCATGACACTGTCCGGAGACAAATGCCTGAAGACCACCCACAACATCCCAGCCCTGCCACCAATG AATccatctccagagatgtttattGAGCTGATCAAGGTCTCATTCCACACGGATCTGTTTGAGAACAACATTGGTTACCTGCGCTTTGACATGTTTGGTGACTTCGAAGAGGTTCAGGCCATTGCCCAGATCATCGTGGAGCATGTGTGGAACAAAGTTGTTAACACTGATGCTCTGATTGTTGATCTCAG GAACAATGTGGGGGGACCCACCACTGCCATTGCAGGCTTCTGCTCCTACTTCTTTGATGCAGACAAGCAGGTCTTGCTGGACAAACTGTACGACAGACCCTCTGGCACCACTACGGAGCTGTGGTCTCTGTCTGAGCTCACTG GCGCAAGGTACGGCACCAAGAAGAGCCTGATCATCCTGACCAGCGGGGCCACGGCCGGCGCCGCCGAGGAGTTTGTCTACATCATGAAGAAGCATGGCCGGGCCATGATTGTGGGCGAGACCACCAACGGCGCCTCCCACCCCCCTGAGACCTTCCGTGTGGGCGAGAGTGAAGTGTTCCTGAGCATCCCCACCACCCATTCAGATACAACGCAGGGCCCCGCATGGGAGGGGGCTGGGGTTGCCCCTCACATCCCTGTGCCAGCCGACGCAGCCTTGGACACTGCCAAGGGCATCCTCAACAAGCACTTCGCCGGCGCAAAGAAGTGA